The DNA region ATAAAAGAAGTACTTATAGACAAGAATTAAGTAAAAAAATAGAATAGGGATATGTATTTTTTTTATCCCGTTTCAAAGTAGTTTATGTTTTTTTAACCGAACCTCCACCGTTTATCTGCTGGTTTACCTGGGGACTACCAGTATAGGATACCTCTCCAGCCCCGTTAATAATGGCGTTGAGAACATCTACCACATTCAGAGCTGCCTTACCCGAACCATTGATGGTGACACTGGCGGTGTAGCTTTGCAACCCACTGGCTGAGTAGTCACCGGCTCCGGCAATGATGATGGTCTGCTCCCGGGCAGTGCCAGACATATTCATCTTCCCAGCTCCATTGATCTTCACTATGAGTTTCTCCAGGTTCAATCCCCCTAGATTACCATTTCCAGAACCATTGATGTTAATGGTCAGACTCTGGGTGTTAAGACTGTTGGTTTGTATTTGGCCTGCTCCAGCTATTTCCAACAGATTAAGGTCTTTAACAGTCACATAGAAGTTAATAGGTTTGGTTGCCACTGGAGTGTTAGGATCAAAGCTGATGGAAAGCTTATTATCATTTACACTGGTTTTTATTTTAGGAACAATATTGTCCTCAGCTTCTATGGTCAGAGAATCACTACTTCCCTGGGTTATAATCAGGTTACCCTGCCCGTTTAAGGATATCTGGTTAAAACCCTGCACATTCTGACTTTGGTTGATGAGGTTCCCTGATCCAGTTCCCTGCCAGATGCATCCAGATAGTGCCACCACCAAACAAAGCACCAATCCTACAATTATATAATTCTTCAAATAATTCCCCCTTATATTAATTTAGTAAACTTTAATTTAGATTTAATACCATATAAAATGTTTAGCATTGAAATGAGGATGGTCAGAGGATTAAATTCATACTAGTAGAAATTTTCCCAATTAAAAGTACTATATGTGATTATTTTTTAATTTAAAATCTCAATAAGTCATTCTCATCTATATAAAGAATTTAATACAAGATAAGTGAATAAGAATATTTTAAAGGTAAAGAATAAAATTAAATTTGTCAATTGACATTTCTATTTAGTGTGATAATATGAAGATTGGAATCTGCGACACCACTTTTGCTCGTTACGATATGGCCTCTGCTGCTATTAATGAAATAAAACAACACGTGGGCAATAACAAGATTATTCGAAGAACAGTTCCTGGTGTGAAAGATTTGCCAGTGGCCTGTAAAAAACTCATTGAAGAAGAGGGATGTGAAGTGGTAATGGCCCTGGGAATGCCGGGTCCTGAGAAGATAGATAAAGTATGTGCCCATGAAGCATCCACCGGACTCATACAGGCCCAGCTTATGACCAACACCCATATCCTGGAAGTTTTCGTACACGAAGATGAGGGAGCCGATGAAAAGGACCTGAAATTCCTGGCAGATAACCGTGCCCGTGAGCACGCCCAGAATCTGGTTAAAATGTTCTTCAAACCTGGTGCACTGGAAAAAGAGGCTGGAATGGGGATGAGAGAGGGTCATCCAGATAAAGGGCCCTTATGAATATCTAATATCTTTTCATACTCAGTTTAATAGGTATCTAAAAAAAATAGTAATAATATTAGATGGGGATTTTTAAAAGTTCGAACTATTTATGTTTTTATCTTCCCATCTAACATTTCAATGGTTCTTTCAGCCAGACTTGCCACATTCAGGTCATGGGTGACCATGATCAGAGTTACATTTTCTTTTTTATGAAGATCCTCCAGGAGCTGGAGGATTATCTGACCGTTTTTAGAATCCAGGGAACCTGTTGGCTCGTCAGCCAGAATAATGGAAGGTTTATTGGCCAGGGACCGGGCAATAGCCACCCTTTGCCTTTCACCACCTGAAAGCGCGGTTGGTTTTCTATCAACCTTATCAGAGAGATTCATATACTCCAGGAGCTTTAAAGCCCTGTTTCTCATCTTCTTACTGGAGATGCCACTCTCGTACATGGGTATCTCCACATTTTCCAGTACACTTAAATTGGGGATGAGGTTGTGCAGCTGGAAAATGAAGCCGATCTCCTTAGAACGGAATTCACTCAGATCCTTCTTATCAGTGAGATTATAACCAGCCACCCGAATTTCACCCTCATCTGGCCGGTCCAGGGCTCCGATCATGTTAAGGAGGGTGGATTTACCAGACC from Methanobacteriaceae archaeon includes:
- a CDS encoding riboflavin synthase, whose amino-acid sequence is MKIGICDTTFARYDMASAAINEIKQHVGNNKIIRRTVPGVKDLPVACKKLIEEEGCEVVMALGMPGPEKIDKVCAHEASTGLIQAQLMTNTHILEVFVHEDEGADEKDLKFLADNRAREHAQNLVKMFFKPGALEKEAGMGMREGHPDKGPL
- a CDS encoding ABC transporter ATP-binding protein — translated: ENIVEIKNLKKGFDQGKITALNGIDLEIKKGEYVSIIGPSGSGKSTLLNMIGALDRPDEGEIRVAGYNLTDKKDLSEFRSKEIGFIFQLHNLIPNLSVLENVEIPMYESGISSKKMRNRALKLLEYMNLSDKVDRKPTALSGGERQRVAIARSLANKPSIILADEPTGSLDSKNGQIILQLLEDLHKKENVTLIMVTHDLNVASLAERTIEMLDGKIKT
- a CDS encoding DUF2807 domain-containing protein, with amino-acid sequence MKNYIIVGLVLCLVVALSGCIWQGTGSGNLINQSQNVQGFNQISLNGQGNLIITQGSSDSLTIEAEDNIVPKIKTSVNDNKLSISFDPNTPVATKPINFYVTVKDLNLLEIAGAGQIQTNSLNTQSLTININGSGNGNLGGLNLEKLIVKINGAGKMNMSGTAREQTIIIAGAGDYSASGLQSYTASVTINGSGKAALNVVDVLNAIINGAGEVSYTGSPQVNQQINGGGSVKKT